Proteins encoded together in one bacterium window:
- a CDS encoding mitochondrial fission ELM1 family protein — MARVWVLTSGRTGDDKQSLRLATALGEPFEEKKIVFNERAATWRLMLGPGVDTVDRERSSALEAPWPDMVISTGWRQVPVVRWVHWKSGGRTRLVQMNRPPGPRHFDLVLSPPQYDVPARPNIVRLDWPLQPSPDVEALARAGSEWEARLGSLPRPWTVLLLGGSSHPFELGPEDARTLFDGALERASHAGGSLLISTSRRTPQPALDVLRRATGEAGGRVFLYAWSAEATENPYLAFLAGGDEFVVTPDSISMLVEVARLGRPLAIAPHTRVRSVEKDLRAAAKRLLHGSPETPRTGLGESISDLASALGLKFGRDLASVSRKMIEQGWAADFPAFGGRPGEVLPDDDFARIVGRAKTLLETPEQAGR, encoded by the coding sequence ATGGCGAGGGTCTGGGTACTGACGAGCGGCCGAACCGGCGACGACAAGCAGTCGCTGCGCCTCGCGACCGCGCTCGGCGAGCCCTTCGAAGAGAAGAAGATCGTCTTCAACGAGCGCGCCGCGACCTGGCGCCTGATGCTCGGCCCGGGCGTCGACACCGTCGATCGCGAACGCTCGTCCGCCCTCGAGGCCCCCTGGCCGGACATGGTCATCTCGACGGGCTGGCGCCAGGTCCCGGTGGTGCGATGGGTCCATTGGAAGTCTGGCGGCCGCACACGCCTCGTACAGATGAATCGTCCGCCCGGTCCGCGCCATTTCGACCTCGTCCTCTCCCCGCCCCAGTACGACGTCCCGGCGCGTCCCAACATCGTGCGCCTCGACTGGCCACTCCAGCCATCGCCCGACGTCGAGGCCCTGGCGCGGGCCGGCAGCGAGTGGGAAGCGCGCCTGGGCTCCCTCCCCCGCCCGTGGACCGTCCTCCTCCTGGGCGGATCCTCCCATCCCTTCGAGCTCGGCCCCGAGGACGCGCGCACGCTCTTCGACGGCGCCCTCGAACGCGCGAGCCACGCCGGCGGTTCCCTGCTCATCTCGACCAGTCGCAGGACCCCGCAGCCCGCCCTCGACGTCCTGCGGCGGGCGACCGGGGAAGCCGGTGGACGGGTCTTCCTCTACGCGTGGAGCGCCGAGGCGACGGAGAACCCGTACCTCGCGTTCCTGGCGGGGGGCGACGAGTTCGTCGTGACGCCGGACAGCATCTCGATGCTCGTGGAGGTCGCGCGGCTCGGGCGACCCCTCGCGATCGCGCCGCACACCCGCGTGCGCTCCGTCGAGAAGGACCTGCGCGCCGCGGCCAAGCGGCTTCTGCACGGCTCGCCGGAAACGCCGCGTACCGGACTCGGCGAGTCGATCAGCGATCTCGCCTCCGCCCTCGGCCTGAAATTCGGGCGCGATCTGGCGAGCGTGTCACGGAAGATGATCGAGCAGGGCTGGGCGGCGGACTTCCCGGCCTTCGGCGGACGCCCCGGCGAGGTCCTGCCGGACGACGACTTCGCGCGGATCGTGGGGCGCGCGAAGACGCTCCTCGAGACGCCCGAACAGGCGGGGCGCTAG
- a CDS encoding class I SAM-dependent methyltransferase, with product MAEYTRENPSPEYRAMVEMYETLHEQGADKAPGAGSEDEHRPPEETFAGKMLAQHAPTIRTMIQRTGAKTLLDYGAGKGQSYRTKDIKIGNEVAPTIQEYWGLDDIRCYDPGYEPFSQLPTQQYDAVISTDVLEHITEPDLPWILDELFSFARCFVFANIACYPARKNLPNGQNAHCTVQPPEWWCGMIHAVAMRHTEVSYHFSLATRTGPKKILGLVGKRGLEHHVSERWV from the coding sequence ATGGCCGAGTACACGCGAGAGAATCCCAGCCCCGAATACCGGGCGATGGTCGAGATGTACGAGACTCTCCACGAGCAGGGGGCCGACAAGGCGCCGGGCGCCGGCAGCGAGGACGAGCACCGGCCGCCGGAAGAGACGTTCGCCGGCAAGATGCTCGCGCAGCACGCGCCGACGATCCGAACCATGATCCAGCGGACCGGGGCGAAGACGCTCCTCGACTACGGCGCCGGCAAGGGCCAGTCCTACCGGACCAAGGACATCAAGATCGGCAACGAGGTCGCTCCGACGATCCAGGAGTACTGGGGCCTCGACGACATCCGATGCTACGACCCGGGCTACGAGCCCTTCAGCCAGCTACCGACCCAGCAATACGACGCGGTGATCTCGACGGACGTGCTCGAGCACATCACCGAGCCCGATCTGCCCTGGATCCTGGACGAGCTCTTCTCCTTCGCGCGCTGCTTCGTCTTCGCGAACATCGCCTGCTACCCGGCGAGGAAGAATCTTCCGAACGGCCAGAATGCCCACTGCACGGTCCAGCCTCCCGAGTGGTGGTGCGGGATGATCCACGCCGTGGCGATGCGACACACCGAAGTGTCGTATCACTTCAGTCTGGCGACCCGGACCGGACCGAAGAAGATCCTCGGTCTCGTCGGCAAGCGCGGGCTCGAGCACCACGTCTCGGAGCGCTGGGTCTAG
- a CDS encoding alpha/beta fold hydrolase, with product MPDFALVHGGAHGAWCWERLVPLLEADERVRRVVAIDLCGHGARRDAKPQEEITLADYHASALEDLERHDLRDCVLVGHSMAGITIPAVAHRAPDRIRHLVYLATTNPPAGRSALDSMDDPRSPVASGIDIEAAFCSDLDAPTSAWLIGNLGPQPPGPMAAPVEIVRGPEGVPQTYVLCEDDRVLPADYQLDQAATIGADRILRLPTGHSPFASQPAALADCLLALL from the coding sequence ATGCCCGACTTCGCGCTGGTCCACGGGGGCGCCCACGGCGCCTGGTGCTGGGAGCGGCTGGTGCCGCTTCTCGAGGCCGACGAGCGGGTGCGCCGCGTCGTCGCGATCGACCTCTGCGGTCACGGGGCCCGGCGAGACGCCAAGCCCCAGGAGGAGATCACGCTGGCCGACTACCACGCCAGCGCCCTCGAAGATCTCGAGCGCCACGATCTGCGGGACTGCGTGCTCGTGGGGCACTCGATGGCGGGGATCACGATTCCGGCCGTCGCCCACCGGGCACCGGATCGGATCCGCCATCTCGTCTACCTCGCGACGACCAATCCGCCGGCCGGGCGGAGCGCTCTGGATTCGATGGACGATCCGCGCTCGCCCGTCGCGTCGGGGATCGACATCGAGGCGGCCTTCTGCAGCGACCTCGACGCTCCGACCTCGGCGTGGCTCATCGGAAATCTGGGGCCCCAGCCCCCCGGCCCCATGGCCGCGCCGGTCGAGATCGTGCGCGGGCCCGAGGGCGTGCCCCAGACCTACGTCCTCTGCGAGGACGACCGGGTCCTTCCGGCGGACTACCAGCTCGACCAGGCGGCGACGATCGGCGCCGATCGGATCCTGCGGCTCCCGACCGGGCACAGCCCCTTCGCGTCGCAGCCCGCGGCGCTCGCCGACTGTCTGCTCGCTCTGCTCTAG
- a CDS encoding helix-turn-helix domain-containing protein, with translation MNRIRAARQALGWTQNDLAKKANVSPRTIHAVEKGRPCRQATKRHILNALGVPWELRDEYFVRARSVRPAVAASEIRTA, from the coding sequence ATGAATCGCATTCGCGCCGCCCGCCAGGCCCTCGGCTGGACCCAGAACGATCTCGCCAAGAAGGCCAACGTCTCCCCCCGAACGATCCATGCGGTCGAGAAGGGACGACCCTGCCGACAGGCGACCAAGCGGCACATCCTGAATGCGCTGGGCGTGCCGTGGGAGCTGCGCGACGAGTATTTCGTTCGCGCACGCAGCGTTCGTCCCGCCGTTGCGGCATCCGAGATCCGCACGGCCTAG
- a CDS encoding C69 family dipeptidase, producing MCDTLVARGARTADGATLFAKNSDRRGREAQPFVQFPAAYHPRGARVRCTHIEIDQVAETYRVMGHSPAWCWGFEHGVNEHGVAIGNHATWSREPLEPQAGLIGMDLVRLGLERGRDAREALEVIAALLETHGQGGSSFGESGDDGYQNSFVIADGRSAWVLETTARGWAGRAVDGAGLTNALTLGTEWQIGSRDLERSALQQGFWEHDGRLDFKAAYAIEGWPSFLTDRRRRASARSLAGPALTLGAMKSWLRDHAGQSLPPDAGRATEDPDRYSVCMHADPMSMTTASLVARLPEEIGRRPWPVWISFATPCTGIFVPVYLDGTIPGRFARPPAAEESEGVGVAWSAWEAMRRLQERATTDFERTMPILHEGWKELERAVELDRLRVEQEAAVAYDEQHFEEGERVLTRFMEETADRLVDQANALTASL from the coding sequence ATGTGTGACACCCTCGTCGCGCGCGGTGCCCGGACCGCGGACGGGGCGACGCTCTTCGCCAAGAACAGCGATCGCCGCGGCCGCGAGGCGCAGCCCTTCGTCCAGTTCCCCGCCGCCTACCATCCGAGGGGGGCACGGGTGCGCTGCACCCACATCGAGATCGATCAGGTCGCGGAGACCTATCGCGTGATGGGCCACTCGCCGGCGTGGTGCTGGGGGTTCGAGCACGGCGTGAACGAGCATGGTGTCGCGATCGGCAACCACGCGACCTGGTCGCGCGAGCCGCTCGAACCCCAGGCCGGCCTGATCGGCATGGACCTGGTCCGGCTCGGCCTCGAGCGCGGCCGCGACGCGCGCGAGGCCCTCGAGGTGATCGCCGCGCTCCTCGAGACCCACGGCCAGGGTGGCTCGTCCTTCGGCGAGAGTGGCGACGACGGTTACCAGAACAGCTTCGTGATCGCCGACGGGCGCTCGGCCTGGGTGCTCGAGACGACCGCGCGGGGCTGGGCGGGTCGGGCGGTCGACGGCGCGGGGCTGACGAACGCGCTCACCCTCGGCACGGAATGGCAGATCGGCTCCCGGGATCTCGAGCGGAGCGCCCTGCAGCAGGGCTTCTGGGAGCACGACGGCCGCCTCGACTTCAAGGCAGCCTACGCGATCGAAGGCTGGCCCTCGTTCCTCACCGACCGACGACGGCGGGCGAGCGCGCGATCGCTCGCGGGGCCGGCGCTGACGCTCGGCGCCATGAAGAGCTGGCTGCGCGACCACGCGGGCCAATCGCTGCCGCCGGACGCGGGGCGCGCCACGGAGGACCCCGACCGCTACAGCGTCTGCATGCACGCGGATCCGATGTCCATGACGACGGCGAGCCTCGTCGCGCGTCTTCCCGAGGAGATCGGGCGGCGGCCGTGGCCGGTCTGGATCTCGTTCGCGACGCCCTGCACGGGAATCTTCGTGCCGGTCTACCTCGACGGGACGATCCCCGGTCGCTTCGCGCGGCCGCCGGCCGCCGAGGAATCGGAAGGCGTCGGGGTCGCGTGGTCGGCCTGGGAGGCGATGCGTCGTCTGCAGGAGCGGGCGACGACCGACTTCGAGCGCACGATGCCGATCCTTCACGAAGGCTGGAAGGAGCTCGAGCGCGCCGTGGAGCTCGACCGGCTTCGCGTCGAGCAGGAGGCCGCCGTCGCCTACGACGAGCAGCACTTCGAAGAAGGGGAGCGCGTGCTCACGCGTTTCATGGAAGAGACGGCGGACCGCCTGGTGGATCAGGCGAACGCGCTCACTGCTTCGCTCTGA